In the genome of Sporocytophaga myxococcoides DSM 11118, the window TAGCACTCTTAATGTGTACTCTGACAAAATTTTATAAGCAAAAATTCCGAATGTCAGAAATAATCTTACTATGGAAAAACTTTCATTTATAACAGTGAAGTACTTTTTTTCCAGAGAGCCCGATTCAACCAAAGCTTCAATGGAGAATATATCAACAGGAGGAGTCAATACACGGCAGATTTTACCAGCAAGCTTCTCTTCGAAAATTTTTAAATACGAATCATTGGAGAAAATTATCAAATCAAATAAATCAAATGATACAGATTTATGATTGAACTTTTTACTTAATCTATTTTCAAAAGACAAAATGATTATAACTTCTGTATTAAGTCTTTTTAGCTTATCAGCCAAATCTATACTTCGGCTAATTGATTCTTCATCAAATAAAAAGTGAATTACATCAAAGTTATTTTTGGTATGCAGCTCCGTAATATCTTCTGTACTTGCTGAAACTCCATTTGTAATACTTTTCCACTGACTAAAACCAATATAAGGATCATCTGGATTTTCCTGAACAATTGCATACCTCATTGATCTTGTACAGGGTTTAATGCGCTTTGATACATTTCCTTATACTTAATTGCTATGTCAGACCATATAAAATTCGTTTTTACTTTCAAGCTTCCATTTCTGGCTGTTAACAATGATTGTTTGCTATTATCTAGCATGGTTTCAATTTTTAGAAACAAATCATAACTATCTCTTGGATTAAAAAATAAACAATCTTCTCCATCAACCAGAAACTCTTCCAGACAATCTATTTTTGATTGTAAAAGAGGTACTCCACAAAACAATGGCTCCAATGACCCATAAGAAAAGTATTCCAGTTCACTTGGCATTACAAATAAATCAGTAAGTTCAAAGAGTGAATTTCTCTGGGCCTCATCAATCCAACCTAATACTATTACAGCATCTTTAATTCTCGCAACTTTATCATCGATCATTCTGACATATTTATCCCCCTCTGTTTCCCAGCTTTTAGTTTTCCTTCCTGCTAATATCAAAACGACATCATCTCTCTTTTTAAGAAGTACTTCCATTGAATCTAAAAGAAACTCAAGTCCCTTTCCATGGGCCCATCTGGATGATGAAAATATGATCTTCTTATCAGGACCAATTTTATTTTTTAATGATTGTAGAAATGAATCATCTTTATTATGAAATGATTTCTTGTCCAATCCATTGGGGATAATTGAAATATTATCACTCTTTGAAAACTGTGGATAACACATTTTAAAATATGAATGGGAAGATTTATTCAGGAGATGGATCATATCCGAAAGTTCAAATATTCTTTTCTCACAATCTGTCAAACCATCAGGGTTTCTCCTTATTGATGCCTCCTTTTTAACAAGATTATGAACGCTATAAATCAATTTGCTTTTGTGAGATTTACTTTTCAACTCATTCATAACATCAGCCATCAGATCCAGCACATAGAAAAAATGAATAATATCATAGTTTTCTTTTTCGATATGCTTTATGATGTTATTCTTCGTCACCAATCTCATCCTTTTAAAAGGTACTGCATAGTTGGTCTTGTTGCACCTATATACATCATATAAGTTAATTCCAAAATAGGAAGGATAAATATGAAGAACGTCAAGCTCAGTCAGTTTGCATAATTCAGGAGCTATGCCATTAATCACACGACTTAAGCCACCCGAAACAAAATCCTTAAACTCATATACAACAAAAAGTACTTTCACTTATACTATCAGTTTTTAACTTTAACAAAAAAACATCAGGTT includes:
- a CDS encoding glycosyltransferase family 4 protein, giving the protein MKVLFVVYEFKDFVSGGLSRVINGIAPELCKLTELDVLHIYPSYFGINLYDVYRCNKTNYAVPFKRMRLVTKNNIIKHIEKENYDIIHFFYVLDLMADVMNELKSKSHKSKLIYSVHNLVKKEASIRRNPDGLTDCEKRIFELSDMIHLLNKSSHSYFKMCYPQFSKSDNISIIPNGLDKKSFHNKDDSFLQSLKNKIGPDKKIIFSSSRWAHGKGLEFLLDSMEVLLKKRDDVVLILAGRKTKSWETEGDKYVRMIDDKVARIKDAVIVLGWIDEAQRNSLFELTDLFVMPSELEYFSYGSLEPLFCGVPLLQSKIDCLEEFLVDGEDCLFFNPRDSYDLFLKIETMLDNSKQSLLTARNGSLKVKTNFIWSDIAIKYKEMYQSALNPVQDQ